The DNA region AGATGTGAAGATGAAAAAAGGCGCCAAGCCGCCTGTGCAGGAACTCGGCCTGTATGCTGCGGGAGCTGCGATCTCGATCATGACGCTGATCGTTGCGGTAAACGCTATTTCGCGTTATTTTTTCAATTCCCCGCTGATGCAGGCGGAGGAGATCGCAACCTCCATGTTTGTATGGCTTATCTTCGTGGGGGCAAGCGTCTGCTACAAGGAAAGGAGCCACATTGGGATTGACTGCTTTGTCAATTTTCTGCCGCTGAAAGCGCGCCGGGCAGTTGAAATTGCGGTGGATGTCCTGCTGCTGGCGGTCAATTTCTACATGACCTATCTGAGCTGGAAGCTCACATTGTCGGCTGGCAGCAAGCTGACTCCGTCGCTGCGCATGCCCTACAGCGTCATTGACGCTGCGGCTCTGGTCGGGTTCGGCTTGATGTCGATCTATTCCGTTAAGTTTCTCATCGGTGATATCCGAAATTTCAACGCGCCGGAAAAAATCGAAGGACAGGAGGAGCCGATATGAATATGGGAATGCTGCCGCTGCTCCTTTTGTTCCTGCTCTTTTTGATCAAGGTTCCGGTGGCCTACTGCCTGATCGCTTCGACCCTTTCGTATTTCCTGTTTTTTGATACAGGCATGCCGATCGAAATGGTGGTGCAGCGGATGGTCTCCGGAGCGGAGTCCTTCCCGCTGATGGCGGTTCCGTTTTTCATTCTGGCCGGTACGATCATGACCTATTCGGGCATCTCGGCGCACCTGCTCAATTTTGCGGATGTGCTCACCGGGCACATGCGAGGCGGGCTCGGTCAGGTCAATGTTCTCCTGAGCGCCCTGATGGGCGGCGTGTCCGGATCGGGCAATGCCGACGCCGCGATGCAGAGCAAGATGCTCGTCCCGGAAATGGTCCGCCGCGGCTATGACATGGGCTTTTCCGCCGCGATCACCGCAACCTCGGCAGTCATCACGCCGATCATCCCACCGGGCATCAGCCTGATTCTGTTTGCTTTCATGGCGGACGTGTCGGTGGGCAAGATGTTCCTAGCGGGCTATGTGCCGGGTATCCTGATCACCATTGCTCTGATGATTGTGGTATCGATTATCTCTAAAAAGCGCGGCTATAAACCCTCTCGTGAGAAACGCGCGACCGGACGGGAGATCTGGGAAGAATTTAAAAAATCCATCTGGGCGCTGTTTTTGCCGTTCGGGCTCATCATGGGAATGCGGCTGGGAATGTTCACCGCGAGCGAGGCGGGCGCAATGACGGTGGTCTACACCGTCCTGGTCGGGCTTTTCATCTACAAAGAGCTCCGGTTTGAGCATATTCCCGCCATTATCAAGGAATCGGTCCTCTCGACTTGTACAGTTATGCTGATCATCGTGGCGGCGTCGGCTTTCGGCTATTATATGAGCTGGGAACGGATCCCGCAGATGATTTCCGAGATGCTTGTCGGCCTCACGGACAACAAATACCTGATGCTGATGATTATCAACGTGTTCCTGCTCTTCCTGGGGATGTTCCTGGAAGGTACGCCTACGCTGATCATCCTGACGCCGCTTTTGGTTCCAGTGATCACCGCGCTGGGGATCGATCCGATTCATTTTGGAATCGTCATGGTGGTCAACATCACCATCGGGGGCGTGACGCCGCCGTTTGGAACCATTATGTTCACCGTCTGTTCGGTGCTGAAACTGCGGATTGCCGATTTTATCAAGGATGTTTGGCCGTTTTTGGCAGCACTGCTGGTGGTGTTGGTGATGATCACCTTCATCCCGCCGCTTGCGACTTTCCTGCCGAATCTTTTGATGTGATCTGACGGAGGGGTGGAATGGATTACCGCAATTTAGGCGCGGCCGCGTTTTATGACGCGGATGGGATTGCCGCGCAGATTCACAACGGAGATACGGTGGCGCTTGGGGGGCTGTGGTTCATCCGCCTTCCTCTGGCGCTCATCGGGGCGCTGGTCAGAAGGGGTGTAAAAGACCTTACCATCATAACGCAGGCGAGCGGTTACGCGCTGGAACAGCTGATCTGTGCGGGGCTTGTGAAAAAGGTGATCTACAGTTTTATCAGCCTTGATCTGCTCGGGCTTGCACCGGCTTTTCGGTCGGCCTGCCAGAACGGGAAGATCGAATACGAGGAGTGGACCGCCTTACAGATGAACACCGCGCTGGAAGCCGCGCGGCTGGGACTTCCCTATGGGGTGCTCCAGCCGCCGGAAGGTTCCTCGTTCGACCGGGAAACCAGTTCCTACCGGCATGCGGATTGTCCGTTTACTGGCAGGAAAATAGGGCTTGTACGGGCACTTTGCCCGGATGTTGCGCTCATCCACGCGCAGCAGGCCGACCGGGAAGGAAATGTGGCGGTATTCGGGACGATGGGGCTGGACAAACTCTATATCGGAGCGTCCAAAAAAGCCTTTGTCAGCGTGGAGGAATTGGTGGAGCCGCATAATTTTTTACAGGACAGCCGTGCGCATATCTTTCCGCATTTTTTGATCAGCGGCTTATGCGTGCACAGTGGCGGGGCTTATCCAGCCTCCTGTCTGCCGTATTATGCCACCGATTATGAACGGCTGCTCGAAGCGCTGCCCGGGGAGCCTTTCCAGAACCCTTTAAAAGTGCGCCTTGCGAGGCTCCGCGAATATGCGGGGATGACCAATAACCGGCTGAGAAAGGCGATTGCGCCGTGCGCGCGGACCCCGGATCCGGAGGGTTATACGCCGGATGAACTGATGGCCTGCCTGATGTCCCGGCAGATCCAGGATCACAT from Anaerotruncus rubiinfantis includes:
- a CDS encoding TRAP transporter small permease → MKKGAKPPVQELGLYAAGAAISIMTLIVAVNAISRYFFNSPLMQAEEIATSMFVWLIFVGASVCYKERSHIGIDCFVNFLPLKARRAVEIAVDVLLLAVNFYMTYLSWKLTLSAGSKLTPSLRMPYSVIDAAALVGFGLMSIYSVKFLIGDIRNFNAPEKIEGQEEPI
- a CDS encoding TRAP transporter large permease — translated: MNMGMLPLLLLFLLFLIKVPVAYCLIASTLSYFLFFDTGMPIEMVVQRMVSGAESFPLMAVPFFILAGTIMTYSGISAHLLNFADVLTGHMRGGLGQVNVLLSALMGGVSGSGNADAAMQSKMLVPEMVRRGYDMGFSAAITATSAVITPIIPPGISLILFAFMADVSVGKMFLAGYVPGILITIALMIVVSIISKKRGYKPSREKRATGREIWEEFKKSIWALFLPFGLIMGMRLGMFTASEAGAMTVVYTVLVGLFIYKELRFEHIPAIIKESVLSTCTVMLIIVAASAFGYYMSWERIPQMISEMLVGLTDNKYLMLMIINVFLLFLGMFLEGTPTLIILTPLLVPVITALGIDPIHFGIVMVVNITIGGVTPPFGTIMFTVCSVLKLRIADFIKDVWPFLAALLVVLVMITFIPPLATFLPNLLM
- a CDS encoding CoA-transferase; translation: MDYRNLGAAAFYDADGIAAQIHNGDTVALGGLWFIRLPLALIGALVRRGVKDLTIITQASGYALEQLICAGLVKKVIYSFISLDLLGLAPAFRSACQNGKIEYEEWTALQMNTALEAARLGLPYGVLQPPEGSSFDRETSSYRHADCPFTGRKIGLVRALCPDVALIHAQQADREGNVAVFGTMGLDKLYIGASKKAFVSVEELVEPHNFLQDSRAHIFPHFLISGLCVHSGGAYPASCLPYYATDYERLLEALPGEPFQNPLKVRLARLREYAGMTNNRLRKAIAPCARTPDPEGYTPDELMACLMSRQIQDHMVTTVGSNTPLAMVAYLLAKGTRAPHCTLIPFCGLVDLPYGPASLSFAEPVAYHAAAAHWAIEDLWQWIYQKSLTAVEFGGCAQLDANGNINNSQIRDTQGALKVLLPGQAGLADILNLHHNAYYYITKHEPRRIGEAVSYPGGRFCYVTAEEREKQGLPDGCMRVITDLCVLELEQQSRRLWVTQIHPGVTREQIRRNTGFDVMFSPDVQETQPPTADELYKIRHEIDPFGYRRLEFTGGEERMNLIREILEKEAELIEVKDKG